The following is a genomic window from Aphis gossypii isolate Hap1 chromosome X, ASM2018417v2, whole genome shotgun sequence.
AAGTTACAGAcaattttgacattttcttGACATTTTTTGAACTACTTTCAACCTTtgaatctaaataaattaataacaatcagtttttgtatttatatattattataatgaaatttaaaataatatattacttggtAAATCGTTTTTCTTAAATGGATTATATGGAAAAGGTGGAGTTAAATCTTCTGGCTTTCGTTTATGTTTAACAACGCTTTTAATGTATGTGGGTGTGTTATCAtggagtgattttttttttgcaagcATACGACGTTTAAGTTTGCCTTGTTGAGCATCACTTTCAGAGTTTAAGTCTTCAGAAGTTGACATTACTTCAGCcatctttaatttttgttttgcccTTATGAAAtcatctatacatttttataaacaataataataaaattactatattttaagtcaaagatggaatcatttaaaaataggaGAAAATTTAAAGACACTCGCCAGAAGAAgcccaaatttttttaatcttatacaATTTCCATGCATTAAAATCAGGATTTAATGAGTTTAACACCATCTTgtcatacattttactattcacattttttaggtttggaaaataaacgcgttttaaattttctgttaACCATTTTTGATTTACCAATTGAAGACCATCATCACAAAATTCAATGACCACATATTTTCTAAGAAAAAGTTAAACCACAATAAttacttttgtattattatatttgtgtaccaataatgtatattgtccagccaattataaataaatatataactttactatatatatataatacatatatacatttataactatttaatatgaggtgtgattattctattatgaatttgataaataaaggaatacatttaaataatttgattatatattatgaatacatttatacttttacttacataatatgaaaaaaacacaggcaattgaatttataaaataattgttttgaaaaattataaattgtacaaataacctaccaaaatacataattctttataattttttttttgtagtacgAAAGtcctaagtataaaaataattaacattaaattaaaataaaataaaatattagtaaacaaATCAGGTGATGAAGATTTAAAATacccataaattaaaatctacaaatttactgtataaaataattaatattatgctatttaaaacgtaaattgtactattaaaaatcaggcctttcattaatttctatatGTAACAATGGAAATGCTGCATACGATGGTTCCTGAGCATATTTTGtaggataaataaaatattttctatcaaTAAATTCTATTGGCCACATTTgtctttttgataattttgaaacttcaaatatattgaaaacagATGATGAACACGGTATATGATACAAgtctttttttaaagtaaattttttgccAATGATTAGTTTTCTTTTCTGATTTTCACTGTAAgtaaaattttctataaaaacaatatctcCATTTTTGAGTCTACAATATTGATCagctttattataaatatttaatttgaatttatgatGTAACAAAATGGAATACTGCTGTTggattgaatatttttctacaattGGTCCATTATGatgcttatttttaaaaatatattgatcatTATCCTGActgtttttttcataagtgCCATCCATAGTTTCTCTGTTACATTCATATTCTTGAACTCTTTTAGCAATTTGTTGCAGTGGTTTTTCAGATTTCCTAAGAAGTTTTTTGATCTGCTGCATATAATTCTCAAATTTAAACGTACTGAACATATCTAAAGATCCATAATTTCTGACATCATTAGTTAAGTGTAGCAATCCATGCACATTGTGAGATACATGGTGActaccataaattattttgaatgttgTTACAAAATGTTGTAAGAGGTTTTGTGCGtactctaaatatttttcatttaagcaACAACTGTTAGAACAAAGTATTGTAATTGCTACATGAAGAgtgagaaaattattaaatacttcgGTTGATAAAACAGGTTTCAAAATGGTTGGTCCAGTATACAAAAGTAATTGTCTCCATTCAGTAGCTTTCCATTGACGGAAGTAAAATAGACTTCTTGGTTTACGTTGAAACTCTACTGGCACGTGtggtcttataatattttctaatgcaTTTGAAATTACTTGGACTTTACGAAATGGTAATCGAACTTTCAAAGCATCACAGAgccataaatttataagcttTTTAACCACTCCTAAACAAAGAAGATGTTGGTAATCTAATGGCACATGAGAAACAAGACCAAACTGTGGAATATTTTCCAAACAACTTGTTCCAAGATGATAACCCTCTgatgttttgttaataaaatcttCATCAGTTCTTAATCTACTAGGTTTATCAGAAAATGCAATTCTTCGGTTTTGATATTCACCTTTTTCGATGCACTTGGTACAGCTTGAATAGCCACTATGACTTTTCACATTCAAGACAAAAGCTTTAGCAGGTGCATCTGCACATAGCATTTTAAGTACACATCTATAaagattgttattaaatattactccATTTTCTACTAATTCTTTAGCTTCTGCAATAAAGtcttccaaaaataaattggagtCGTCAGGTTTCTTAGTTTGACCATAATAAAtgccaataataaatacttcagTAAAGTTATAAATGGACCCTAAGATTGGCCAAACTTGGCCTCCTGATGATCGACTAATAGGTAAACCGtcaacattaaaaactatttcaattggaatattatttttcttataaaatgtttcatttttctttaaaaactgtataattcttatttttaagccGTAGTGCCAATAAAGTCCAGGTTGTACTTCTTTGACTATAATTTGTTTAGGAGTTTTTAATAGGGATCGTGGATCAGAGGGAATATCTAGGAAACATGAGTGATTTTTTAGAATTgtcagtaattttaataacgatgtatgttttacattttcttgAACAGCCCAGGATGCTAAATTCTGTTGAAATGTTTGGAGATTGTCATTTTGAGTGGGgactttataaatttgtttcaaattttcagTCGCACCAGATTTTGTAGAAGTTATAATAGTGAAATTATCATTAGGTACTATTTGAGATTGTTGAAAGGCAGAGCTATGAGCAGAACAGTTatgaaatttatcaaattcatcattacttttaattgaaatagaGGAAATAGATTTGGTATTTTgtgaagtacataatatatttgtttttactgagcgtatattttttttaatccttcTTCGAAATTGTGATATTGATATTTCATTGTCAGGTTTCAGAtatctgtataaataatattgttaatatttatatatttaataatgctcCTTACACAccatctaaattatttagttcaaCCTtgacaacattaaaatatggaCTTAGGTATTCCcaaaaagtattgaaaattaattatttattattataatcaaatgatATGacatattacaaaacaatttaaattttattttacagtaagtaggtacttcCTAAGATTTTCTAGAGTGTCCTAGTTAATATATAACCGTAGGTACCTTGGacacaaacaaaataacaaaaactacttattgttttaaattcatttttttttctagccTATATAGCACCTATAGTATAGAcaattcaaataacaataaatagcataaaaatatttacagtttgaaatttgtattaacttgaaataacttttgtaaaagtatattgggtagaataggtacctataattataaagaatattataatattaatatgtaggtacctattatttacagtttattattttaaattttttgttttagatgggttcttttacagttttaccataaaattaaattgaataaattcaacTACATGTAAGAAAgacattttatagtaaaacttaaaagtaatatttcataatataatttatattattttggaccCTACTCTATTATGCGCTAAGATGGCTTGACTAAGTGTAAACAGCATggcaataatataacatactataataattataataccaatagGTTTATACCTTATATTGCCTGATTCTCCTGGGTTGACTGCGTCATTTTCTTCACTTGAACTTGATTTTGAACAagacatatttatttaggtagatactgattaattatatacacaaattgAATTGAAGATCTAGATACAAGCATAAACACAAAATGAGTACAACTTAACATCACTTTCATCACCTAAGAGGTAgttcactattattatactttaaaattaaaataaaacaagaattcaatgaaaatctaaaatgatGAAACtgtatttgaattattgtacaataattgatAGagctaataatgaatttaaaaatacttacagcaataattactaaaacacACGATGAATATCAAGTACACAATGACAATAGTGGGCAATATAATACTGATtatggtaataaaaattaataaattatagtcaaAATGGTTAGGTTATGGACGTTATGTCTACACTACAGACTCAAGTCTCAAAATCTGATGTGGCTGTTATCATAGTACTAACACAAACACAAAATGggtaattttgtaaaacttgcattttaaagataattatagAATTTCCAAATAATTTATGCCCAACGGTCGTTTCGCGTTATTATCACAGTATTAGATTATAGTAAGCTGTAGATATCGTTATCTGTGATTTatcatgttattatgtttctaTAATGTTGTATCCTTCGATAAACGCGACAAATAtcgacaaataaaatattaactttattaaactTGCTATCAACCATAGTTTACCgtgtattaaactttaataaaataattacattttgtactATATCATAATGGGtactttcaataataatttaataaaaaaacgttgaacataatactaaacattgatataattaaatcaatagataatgaaatattttaactttataaaatatatgagtgATACTTACGAGTTACGGTGGAATTTTCAACACATAtgggttaaaaatattagtgtaaaaaatattgttgaggttataatattacgatattcAGTGAGTTACTGAGCTCCACTTAATGTGATCACATTGGTTcagataattttgattatattaacaattattccataaaacatttttttaagataggATTTGGTTTgggattttcaattttgatttcaattaACGGCTGATTCTATAAATTACGCGGaactcgttataatattattttcacacatTTTTGGTGGCATTATTACACCTGGGGGTAAGTTCCTTTGCAACTTCAGCCGCCAATCCCTAATTGAACCATTggcaatgtttatattataatacgaagaaaataatttatatgattagaagtaaataaatgataaagcCCAAAAGCTTTCTAATTGGGTTCAAATTAAAGCATTTTTGATGGACTAATTTTGGAAACTCCCGGGAAGgtcttaatagtatataatgggAACCTCCTGTTAGGATTTAAGTGGGCATTTAACGGTCGGCGCCCGGGCTGGTCAATGCTGTTAGGGAAAAGTGGTCCATTTGTTGGCATCACTTTGTATCCACTGTAATGTGACTGTGGAGTCTGTCCACATTGTTattgtatcaatttttaattggagTGATTCCATCAATGAGTGCATCAGTTGTGCTAATAGTGTAGCACCACATAATTCCAGTCTAGGTATGGTAATCCTTTTTAATGGTGCAACCCTTGTTTTTGACACCAGTAAATGTCCAGTGTTGTTTGAAACGATATAGATAGCAGCGGCATAGGCACGTTCAGAGCTGTCGGAGAATCCATGTAAGAAGCAACCTTGTTGGCAATCTATGATGTTACCAACATGGCGTGGGATttcaaaatgttgtaaatgGTTATATGATGTCCGATGAGCGATCCAATGTTCAAGTAGTTGGTTAGGCACAGGATCATTCCACTCGGTGCCAGTCTGCCACAATTGCTGCATGAGTATCTTGACGACGATTATAAGTGGCGCAAGCCATCCACATGGGTCATAAGTGCGTGCAATTTCACTTAATAGTTCACGTTTAGTGATGCGTTTCAAAGATGGTAGAGGTTTTACTTTAAATGAAAAGGTATCTCTTGTAGTGTTCCATGAAACTCCCAACACAGACACACTGTTTTGCTCGGGCATTGAGATCTGCAACGTTTGGTGTTCAGCtggaatattttctaaaagggTTGGTGTATTGCTGGCCCACTTTCTCAAATCAAATCCACCTTGGTGAAGAAGGTCAATCAACTGCTGTATTTGGGCTTTAGCATCATTGATGTCGTTACATCCTGACATGATTTCATCAACGTAGAAGTCATTCTTAAGCATTGTGGATCCTTCTGGATAATTCACTTGTTCATCAACAGCTAGTTGAGCTAGTGTACGGAGAGCATGATACGGAGAAGTTATTAAACCATAGGTGACAGTTTTCAATTTGAACTGTTCTATTGGTTCTGATGGGTGATTTCGCCACACAATGCCTTGATAACACTGATCATCGgagtgtatatttatttgtcgAAACATCTGACGTATGTCAGCAGTGTAAACATATCTGTGCATTCGAAATCTAGTCATAATTCTTACAATGTCTCTTTGTAGCTTAGGACCTCGATGTAACATGTCATTTAATGATTTTCCATTATAGATGAGAGCAGATCCATCGAATACAACTCTCAATTTGGTAGTGACGCTTGAGGGACGTGAAACATGATGATGAGGTAGAAAGATGACCGGACTGTCTTCAGTGGGTTGCACAGGTTCCATGTGATTTTGTCGAAGATAGTCAATCATGAACTCACGATACTGGTTGTACACCGACGGATTTCGAATGAGAGACCTCTCCACCTGAGCTAGTCTTCGTACAGCAATGTCATATGAACTGTTCATAGAATGTGGAGTTTCCTTAAACGGCAATCGAACAACATAACGTCCATTTTCGTTgcgtttaaatgttttaataaagtgGTCTTCAGAGATTTGATCTTCCTTTGACATAATTGTCACTCTGGGCACTTCTTCTATATTccagaaattttcaatttgtttctCAAGTTGCTGATACGTGGCACAACATGTAATAACATTTGTAGTAATATGTGCGAGATCATcttttattatgttgttactGCAACCCACCACGATCCAACCAAACCTTGAATTCTGTAATATAGGAGTACCCTTTGGTCCAACATGTTTGCTATCTTGAAGAATGTCATAAAAGAATTCAGCTCCTATGAGCATGTCAATTTTTCCTGGTAAATGGAATGTAGGGTCAGCCAATTGTATGCCTTGTAAATGATGCCAGTTTGATGTGTCCAGTTTGTTGACAGGTAATTTAACAGTAATACTTGGTGTTACCAAGCCAGTGATTTGATACTGCTTGTGGTTTAAGCGTGACGTCACTGTGCACTCGGCCATCTCGGTAACAGTCGTCTCTGCTGAAGAGATACCGTTGACAATCACACGTGTTTTTGTTCTGTTAATACCTAGTTCTGTTATAAAAGACGATGTAACAAAATGTGATTGTGATCCAGAATCTAGTAGTGCTCGGCATAACACTGTTCGACCATTCTTGCCACTCACATGTACTAATACTGTTGATAATATGATGTTCTGAGACGTGGTAGGGTATGCCGCTCCTAGATGAGATGTTGTACTTTGAAATCCATGCTCCTTTTCCTGTTCACTTGTAGTATTTTCACCCTCTGGTGTATTGACCTTTTTTATGTCCAAATGTAATAGTGTATGGTATTTTAAACCACAGTTTTTACAAGTCTTTTCATTTGTGCACTGATTCGCACCATGTGTTGTGcgcaaacaattaaaacatatttttgccTTTTTTGCTAAATTCAATCTTTCACTGGGTTTCGACTTCATGAACGTATTGCACTTGTAAATGATGTGATTCTGTGTACATATTGAACACTGATTGATGGTTTTACTATCAGTAGCCAAATGCGCTGTAGTTCTAACGAACTGTTTTGTCTTACCAGCATTGATAACATTACTTACAGTGCTAGGTTTGTATTGTAACATATTCAGGGCTTGTAATCGATTCTCAATAAATCTCTTAAGTTTTGTCCATGTAGGTATTTCAGGATAAGACGCAGACTCGATTTCCCAACATCTTCTCACTTCTGTAGGCAAACGTGTCGCAACGATGCCGATGATGATAGCATCCCACTTGTCTACTGGTTGTTGTAGTACTGATAGTGCTCTTAAATGTTTGTTTGTGCTATCGAGTAATGACTTTAGGCCCACGGCGGTTTCCGTTTGATGAACGGTTTGTGTCAGTAGTTGTTGAACATGGCTCTGTACAATTAGGCGTTCGTTGTCGTACCTACTTAGTAAGAGTGTCCACGCTTCTAGGTAATTGTCCCCAATAGTTGCCATTGATTCGATGATTTGAGCTGCTGCACCTTTCAAGCTCGACTTGAGGTAGTACATCTTACGTGTGTTGTCGATAGAGGTGTTAGAATGGATGATGGAGATGAATTGGTCCTTAAATGGATACCAATCATCGAAATCCCCttcaaatgtaggtatattaatcgGTGGCAGTCTAAGTGTATTGTTAGAGTTTTCACTTTTTTCAGACACGCTTGTCGCAGCTGTCCGCTCATGTAACCGACCAGTTAATTTACCCTTAGCTTTAACATAGTAGTCACTGACCGTTTCTAAATCCTCTATGAGCTTGTCCATCTCCTCATCGTTGGCTTCCACTATTTTCAAATCGTAGGCTTCGTTGTACTTACTGAAAGCATCTTCCAGTAAGTTCAACTGAAGTTGAGCTTCCTCATCTGTATAGCGATTAACCACGTCTTCGGTCAGCTTCTCTCGTTTTTTCAGAATGAGTTTGCCTTTGTTTTTGAGCGTCTTAAGATCCATTGTGAATGTATATTACCACGATGCGAATGTGTTATAGGCGAAGGAAACGATAAC
Proteins encoded in this region:
- the LOC126551649 gene encoding uncharacterized protein LOC126551649, with the protein product MDLKTLKNKGKLILKKREKLTEDVVNRYTDEEAQLQLNLLEDAFSKYNEAYDLKIVEANDEEMDKLIEDLETVSDYYVKAKGKLTGRLHERTAATSVSEKSENSNNTLRLPPINIPTFEGDFDDWYPFKDQFISIIHSNTSIDNTRKMYYLKSSLKGAAAQIIESMATIGDNYLEAWTLLLSRYDNERLIVQSHVQQLLTQTVHQTETAVGLKSLLDSTNKHLRALSVLQQPVDKWDAIIIGIVATRLPTEVRRCWEIESASYPEIPTWTKLKRFIENRLQALNMLQYKPSTVSNVINAGKTKQFVRTTAHLATDSKTINQCSICTQNHIIYKCNTFMKSKPSERLNLAKKAKICFNCLRTTHGANQCTNEKTCKNCGLKYHTLLHLDIKKVNTPEGENTTSEQEKEHGFQSTTSHLGAAYPTTSQNIILSTVLVHVSGKNGRTVLCRALLDSGSQSHFVTSSFITELGINRTKTRVIVNGISSAETTVTEMAECTVTSRLNHKQYQITGLVTPSITVKLPVNKLDTSNWHHLQGIQLADPTFHLPGKIDMLIGAEFFYDILQDSKHVGPKGTPILQNSRFGWIVVGCSNNIIKDDLAHITTNVITCCATYQQLEKQIENFWNIEEVPRVTIMSKEDQISEDHFIKTFKRNENGRYVVRLPFKETPHSMNSSYDIAVRRLAQVERSLIRNPSVYNQYREFMIDYLRQNHMEPVQPTEDSPVIFLPHHHVSRPSSVTTKLRVVFDGSALIYNGKSLNDMLHRGPKLQRDIVRIMTRFRMHRYVYTADIRQMFRQINIHSDDQCYQGIVWRNHPSEPIEQFKLKTVTYGLITSPYHALRTLAQLAVDEQVNYPEGSTMLKNDFYVDEIMSGCNDINDAKAQIQQLIDLLHQGGFDLRKWASNTPTLLENIPAEHQTLQISMPEQNSVSVLGVSWNTTRDTFSFKVKPLPSLKRITKRELLSEIARTYDPCGWLAPLIIVVKILMQQLWQTGTEWNDPVPNQLLEHWIAHRTSYNHLQHFEIPRHVGNIIDCQQGCFLHGFSDSSERAYAAAIYIVSNNTGHLLVSKTRVAPLKRITIPRLELCGATLLAQLMHSLMESLQLKIDTITMWTDSTVTLQWIQSDANKWTTFP